From Anaerohalosphaera lusitana, one genomic window encodes:
- the nusA gene encoding transcription termination factor NusA, which yields MSQELIRIVENIARDKNIDKESIFADLEAALVSAARKAFSTSEETEIEVFIDRDNGNITAYKDGEKLDVKRFGRIAAQTAKQVMIQKLKADERESIFAEYVKRKGEAVNGSIARFEGGTMVIDLSNRVEAIMPKSEQIGGETHHVGERLRCMILDVREVSSQVRIILSRTHPDFIKRLFELEVPEVTEGIIEIKALAREAGYRTKIAVESHDDKVDAVGACVGVRGSRIRNIVDELSGEKIDIVRWSDSSQTLIANALKPAEVSEIAICFELGRATVVVTEDQLSLAIGKHGQNVRLAARLTSWDIDILTPEEYNAGVERLAECVTSIEGVDDSFVDQLLALGIISVLDLEEVGSEPLIEELGVDEDTAVKAVELAENVAKEIASEKKQAEDILEQEQARTEDEDEDEDTEPGLGIDLPQ from the coding sequence ATGAGTCAGGAACTGATAAGGATCGTCGAAAATATCGCCAGGGATAAGAACATCGACAAAGAGTCCATCTTTGCCGACCTCGAAGCCGCTCTCGTCTCTGCTGCGCGCAAAGCATTCAGCACCTCCGAAGAAACCGAGATCGAAGTCTTTATCGACCGCGACAACGGCAATATAACCGCATACAAAGACGGCGAAAAGCTCGACGTCAAAAGGTTCGGACGCATCGCCGCCCAGACCGCAAAGCAGGTAATGATACAGAAACTCAAGGCCGACGAACGCGAATCCATCTTCGCAGAATACGTAAAACGCAAGGGCGAAGCAGTAAACGGATCCATCGCACGCTTCGAGGGCGGCACAATGGTCATCGACCTCAGCAACCGCGTCGAAGCCATCATGCCCAAATCCGAGCAGATCGGCGGCGAAACCCACCACGTCGGCGAACGCCTACGCTGCATGATCCTCGACGTCCGCGAAGTCTCCAGCCAGGTCCGCATCATACTTTCAAGAACTCACCCTGACTTCATCAAAAGACTATTCGAACTCGAAGTGCCCGAGGTCACAGAGGGTATTATCGAAATAAAGGCCCTCGCACGCGAAGCCGGCTACCGCACCAAGATCGCCGTCGAATCCCACGACGACAAGGTAGACGCAGTCGGCGCATGCGTAGGCGTACGCGGCAGCCGCATCAGGAACATCGTAGACGAGCTCTCAGGCGAAAAGATCGACATCGTCCGATGGAGCGACTCTTCACAGACACTCATAGCGAACGCACTCAAGCCCGCCGAGGTCAGCGAAATCGCTATATGCTTCGAACTGGGCCGCGCAACCGTCGTAGTTACCGAGGATCAGCTCAGCCTCGCAATCGGCAAGCACGGCCAGAACGTCCGTCTCGCTGCAAGGCTGACTAGCTGGGACATCGATATTCTCACTCCTGAAGAGTACAATGCCGGGGTTGAACGACTCGCTGAATGCGTTACTTCTATAGAAGGCGTAGACGACAGCTTCGTAGACCAACTCCTCGCACTCGGCATCATTTCCGTGCTGGACCTCGAAGAAGTGGGATCAGAGCCCCTCATTGAAGAGCTCGGCGTAGACGAAGACACTGCCGTAAAAGCAGTCGAACTCGCCGAAAACGTAGCAAAAGAAATAGCTTCCGAAAAGAAGCAGGCAGAAGATATCCTCGAACAGGAACAGGCCCGTACAGAAGACGAAGACGAAGATGAAGACACCGAGCCGGGCCTCGGCATAGATCTGCCGCAGTAA
- the infB gene encoding translation initiation factor IF-2 codes for MAKTTRVHNLAKELGVKSKAIVEKCQAEGLDIKNHMSTISVGLAATIREWFSEGEHTTTVEHAGRVDLKEVRVEKPKAAPPVTEPEVVAEPEKPTETETAPEEAAPTEEAPAEPEAAPTAEEVEEPDQAEEAPAEPTETEPAPAAEAPAEPKAEEKPAPEKKAPKKPKIKMHEPPKPEPVKPAGPMLSKPKPAKLSGPRVIRVEKPEPERKRRRKPGRPSKPRYDQPVTEPLMPSQPQPVKGKKSKKRGKGTPAETPEEQMRRKKQKRMRARDMADRQARLAAASGAGSRVKPSRKIETRKKTEEERQAERPDHATVSEPITVKDLSAAIAVKTGDVIAKLMAQGVMATANQTISTEVAQLVSMDFGTELSVERKHSAQELIEKQFEEREKKNVTRRPPVVTMLGHVDHGKTSLLDKIRSTSVASGEAGGITQHIGASQIVWNGKKITFLDTPGHEAFTAMRARGANMTDIVVLVVAADDGLMPQTIEAIHHAKAADVEIIVALNKIDLPGTDVNKVYGQLAEHGLTPAEWSGDTEVVKTSAISGEGIEDLIEHLDIIAELKDYQADNKIPATGWVIESKMSHGQGPVATLLVKEGQLKKGDVVLAGNGYGRVRTLKDSYGKNIKVATPSYAVEVSGLSEVPTAGDRFFCLEDINQAKNAAEQNLELEREKTLSQRSQVTLDNLFTQIEAGNIKELNLILKADVQGSVDVLIKYLSELSTDEVKINILHAAVGGITEGDVVLAEASEAIIIGFNVVADEKTRSIAESKGVDIRLYSIIYRITEDLKDAMVGMLEPEYEEKVLGTLIVRDTFRHSRIGTIAGCFVKSGVITKNSKVRLIRNNIVIRDKCSIDSLKHFRDDVREVKAGLECGVKIANFDDVKVDDVLESFEVVEVKREL; via the coding sequence TTGGCAAAAACAACAAGAGTTCACAATCTGGCAAAAGAACTCGGCGTAAAGAGTAAGGCCATCGTGGAAAAATGTCAGGCAGAAGGCCTCGACATCAAAAACCACATGTCTACTATTTCTGTAGGCCTGGCCGCAACCATCCGCGAGTGGTTCTCCGAAGGTGAACACACCACAACCGTGGAACATGCCGGAAGAGTCGACCTCAAAGAGGTCCGGGTAGAAAAGCCCAAAGCGGCTCCGCCTGTAACCGAACCCGAAGTAGTTGCAGAACCCGAAAAGCCAACCGAGACAGAAACGGCCCCTGAAGAAGCTGCGCCGACAGAAGAAGCACCCGCCGAACCCGAAGCTGCGCCGACTGCCGAAGAGGTAGAAGAACCTGACCAGGCCGAAGAAGCTCCCGCCGAACCGACAGAAACTGAACCTGCACCAGCGGCCGAGGCTCCCGCCGAACCGAAGGCAGAAGAAAAACCGGCCCCGGAAAAGAAGGCTCCAAAAAAGCCTAAGATAAAAATGCACGAGCCTCCAAAGCCCGAGCCCGTCAAACCCGCGGGACCAATGCTCTCAAAGCCAAAGCCCGCAAAGCTCTCAGGTCCAAGAGTCATTCGTGTAGAGAAGCCCGAACCCGAACGCAAAAGACGCAGAAAGCCCGGCCGTCCCTCCAAGCCCAGATACGACCAGCCGGTCACCGAACCGCTCATGCCCTCCCAGCCCCAGCCGGTCAAGGGTAAGAAAAGCAAAAAACGCGGTAAAGGCACTCCCGCTGAAACGCCCGAAGAGCAGATGCGCCGCAAAAAACAAAAGCGAATGCGCGCCAGGGACATGGCCGACCGACAGGCCAGACTCGCCGCCGCAAGCGGTGCAGGCTCACGCGTAAAACCTTCACGTAAGATCGAAACAAGGAAAAAGACCGAAGAAGAACGCCAGGCCGAAAGACCCGACCACGCAACCGTCAGCGAACCGATCACCGTTAAGGATCTCTCCGCTGCAATCGCAGTCAAGACCGGCGACGTGATCGCAAAACTCATGGCCCAAGGCGTCATGGCTACCGCAAACCAGACCATCTCAACAGAGGTTGCACAGCTCGTATCCATGGACTTCGGCACAGAACTCTCCGTAGAACGCAAACACAGCGCACAAGAGCTCATCGAAAAACAGTTCGAAGAACGTGAAAAGAAAAACGTCACACGCAGACCCCCTGTCGTCACCATGCTCGGCCACGTCGACCACGGTAAGACAAGCCTGCTCGACAAGATCCGTTCCACTTCCGTCGCATCCGGCGAAGCTGGCGGTATCACTCAGCACATCGGGGCCTCGCAGATCGTCTGGAACGGCAAAAAGATCACCTTCCTTGATACGCCTGGCCACGAAGCGTTCACCGCTATGCGTGCCCGCGGTGCTAACATGACCGACATCGTCGTACTCGTCGTAGCTGCCGATGACGGCCTCATGCCGCAGACTATCGAAGCCATTCACCACGCCAAAGCAGCCGACGTGGAGATCATCGTTGCACTCAACAAGATCGACCTGCCCGGAACCGACGTTAACAAAGTATACGGCCAGCTAGCTGAGCACGGCCTGACCCCCGCCGAGTGGAGCGGCGACACAGAAGTCGTCAAAACTTCTGCAATATCCGGCGAAGGCATCGAGGACCTCATCGAGCACCTCGACATCATCGCCGAGCTCAAGGACTACCAGGCAGACAACAAGATCCCCGCAACAGGCTGGGTCATCGAGTCCAAGATGAGCCACGGCCAGGGCCCAGTCGCAACACTGCTCGTAAAAGAAGGACAGCTCAAAAAAGGCGACGTCGTCCTCGCGGGCAACGGTTACGGCCGCGTTCGTACCCTCAAGGACTCCTACGGCAAGAACATCAAGGTTGCAACTCCATCATACGCAGTCGAAGTCTCCGGCCTGAGCGAAGTACCCACCGCCGGTGACCGCTTCTTCTGTCTCGAAGATATCAACCAGGCCAAAAACGCCGCCGAACAGAACCTCGAACTCGAACGCGAAAAGACTCTCTCGCAGCGATCACAGGTCACACTTGACAATCTGTTCACCCAGATCGAAGCGGGCAACATCAAGGAACTCAACCTCATACTCAAGGCCGACGTACAAGGCTCCGTCGACGTACTCATCAAGTACCTCAGCGAGCTCAGCACCGACGAAGTCAAGATCAACATCCTGCACGCTGCTGTCGGCGGCATAACTGAAGGTGATGTCGTTCTCGCCGAAGCCTCCGAAGCCATCATCATCGGCTTCAACGTCGTCGCGGACGAAAAAACCCGTTCCATTGCCGAATCCAAGGGCGTCGACATCCGGCTCTACAGCATCATCTATCGCATCACCGAGGACCTCAAAGACGCTATGGTCGGTATGCTCGAACCTGAATACGAAGAAAAGGTTCTCGGCACGCTCATCGTCCGCGACACCTTCAGACACAGCCGCATAGGCACGATAGCCGGCTGCTTCGTCAAATCGGGCGTGATTACGAAAAATTCCAAGGTCCGCCTCATCCGCAACAACATCGTCATCCGCGACAAATGCTCCATCGACTCACTCAAACATTTCAGGGACGATGTACGCGAAGTAAAGGCCGGCCTCGAGTGCGGCGTCAAGATCGCAAACTTCGACGACGTCAAAGTCGACGATGTACTCGAATCTTTCGAAGTCGTAGAGGTCAAACGCGAACTTTAA
- the pyrF gene encoding orotidine-5'-phosphate decarboxylase gives MASHFGDRLCVAVEKKRTPLVVGLDPVYDRLPAEIREHPEMNDSEDAGAAIDAVATFCNRVLHLVAGKVPAVKINSAYFEKYLWEGVEAYYALVSEAESLGVEVIGDVKRGDIGHTAGLYSQAHLQNPIMTGLEDIITPDAITVNGFAGADGIVPFADTANAEGKGVFVWVRASNPSAGVIQDFADADGVKMYEKLAEVVGEIAKQSERTGERGYSNVGMVVGGTSPEATTALREKYPEMWILVPGYGSQGATAADCVRFCNKDKMGALVNSSRSIIYAYDKPEYQEKFGGDWEKCIVQAVDDANAELREAIGL, from the coding sequence GTGGCAAGTCATTTTGGCGACAGACTTTGTGTAGCAGTTGAGAAAAAGAGAACACCCCTTGTAGTCGGGTTGGATCCGGTATATGACAGATTGCCGGCTGAGATCCGTGAGCATCCGGAGATGAACGACTCTGAGGATGCGGGTGCGGCGATAGATGCGGTAGCGACCTTCTGCAATCGGGTGCTGCACCTGGTGGCGGGCAAGGTTCCTGCGGTAAAGATAAACAGTGCCTATTTCGAAAAGTATCTTTGGGAAGGTGTTGAGGCATATTATGCGCTGGTCAGTGAGGCAGAATCGCTGGGCGTGGAAGTTATCGGCGATGTCAAGCGCGGCGATATCGGGCACACGGCGGGTCTTTACTCGCAGGCTCATCTGCAGAACCCGATCATGACGGGGCTGGAGGATATTATCACTCCTGACGCTATTACGGTGAACGGTTTTGCCGGTGCGGATGGGATCGTGCCTTTTGCTGATACGGCCAACGCCGAGGGCAAAGGGGTATTCGTGTGGGTGCGTGCGAGCAATCCATCGGCGGGCGTAATACAGGATTTTGCGGACGCGGACGGAGTGAAGATGTATGAGAAGCTGGCCGAGGTCGTGGGCGAGATCGCGAAACAATCGGAACGAACAGGCGAGCGCGGCTACAGCAATGTCGGAATGGTTGTCGGCGGGACGAGCCCGGAGGCGACGACGGCGCTGCGTGAGAAGTATCCGGAGATGTGGATACTGGTACCGGGTTATGGGTCGCAGGGCGCGACGGCTGCGGACTGCGTGCGGTTCTGTAATAAGGATAAGATGGGCGCGCTGGTCAATAGCTCGCGTTCGATCATATATGCGTACGACAAGCCGGAGTATCAGGAGAAGTTCGGCGGTGACTGGGAGAAGTGCATCGTGCAGGCGGTTGATGATGCGAATGCGGAACTTCGCGAGGCGATCGGGTTGTAA
- the rbfA gene encoding 30S ribosome-binding factor RbfA gives MPTRRQEKINRIIKEVVADAIQNRLSDPRIEGIIISVTQTDVAPDLRTAEVYLSIMSEDEQVSNKAFKAIRGAAAHIRRLLSDKLTTRFTPELRFHRDIKIKGAIETLKVIEEAAKEFKEEDELNAPEDESTDPQ, from the coding sequence ATGCCCACACGCAGACAGGAAAAAATAAATCGCATAATCAAAGAGGTCGTCGCCGACGCGATCCAGAACCGCCTCAGCGACCCTCGCATCGAAGGCATCATCATATCCGTCACACAGACTGATGTCGCACCCGACCTGCGCACAGCCGAAGTCTACCTAAGCATCATGTCCGAAGATGAGCAGGTCTCAAATAAGGCCTTCAAGGCCATCAGAGGCGCCGCAGCACACATCCGCAGGCTCCTCAGCGACAAACTCACAACACGATTCACCCCCGAACTCCGGTTCCACCGAGACATCAAGATCAAAGGCGCAATTGAAACACTTAAGGTCATCGAAGAGGCCGCAAAAGAGTTCAAAGAAGAAGACGAACTCAACGCCCCCGAAGATGAAAGCACCGACCCCCAATAG